GCAACAATGAAGACACCGCTATTTCAGATATTGTTTTAACCGAAGTGCTGCAGGGGATAAAGGACGATAAAGACTATATTGAAGTTAAGCAATCGCTGCTTTCTTTTTCTGTTTATTCGCTGAAAAATATGGATTCCTTTATTGCCGTCGCAGACCTTTATAGAAAATGCAGGAAAACAGGTCATACAATACGGAATACTATTGACCTGCTGATTGCTCAAATTGCATTAGAAAATAATTTAACTATTTTGCATAACGACAGGGATTTTGACACGCTGGCTGATATATGTAAGCTTAAGATTTACAAACTGCCTCCGCTGAAAAAATGAAATATCCCAATGGTGATACTTTCACCCTTAAATGCAGATAGATGAGATGGTCAATGATATCTACAACCTCACACGCCGCTCCCATAGAACTTGACAACCCCCTCGGTATTCCTTACAATTAAGGTAAGGAGATTAAATCCTTACTTTTGGAGGTGTGGGATGATAGTTGCAAAGGTGACGACTAAGGGGCAGATAACGATACCCAGAAAGGTCAGGGAAAGGCTCGGGGTGCGTCCCGGAGAGGGTGTCGGGTTTGAAGAAAAAAACGGCGTAGTTTATATAAAAAAGGCGCTTACGAAATCTCCTTTTGACAAATGGGTGGGAACGCTCAGGCATAGAAAAGGACAAAAGACTGATGATATAGTG
This region of Nitrospirota bacterium genomic DNA includes:
- a CDS encoding PIN domain nuclease encodes the protein MILIDTSAFIEFLNKTGSPFDKEIESLISNNEDTAISDIVLTEVLQGIKDDKDYIEVKQSLLSFSVYSLKNMDSFIAVADLYRKCRKTGHTIRNTIDLLIAQIALENNLTILHNDRDFDTLADICKLKIYKLPPLKK
- a CDS encoding AbrB/MazE/SpoVT family DNA-binding domain-containing protein, whose product is MIVAKVTTKGQITIPRKVRERLGVRPGEGVGFEEKNGVVYIKKALTKSPFDKWVGTLRHRKGQKTDDIVKALRGE